One Anaerobranca gottschalkii DSM 13577 genomic region harbors:
- a CDS encoding CoA-binding protein, translating to MADKKQVIKAKVWAVLGASNDPEKFGYKITQALKEKGKTVYPLNPKEGEILGLKAYKDLKQLPEIPDVIDFVVPKPIGLQVIDSGIIPKSTILWFQPGSFDQELVDYAQAKGYDVVADGCVLVELRNI from the coding sequence ATGGCGGATAAAAAACAGGTAATAAAAGCTAAAGTTTGGGCTGTTTTAGGAGCAAGCAATGATCCAGAAAAATTTGGTTATAAGATAACACAAGCTTTAAAGGAGAAAGGGAAAACCGTTTACCCTTTAAATCCTAAAGAGGGTGAAATTCTAGGATTAAAGGCGTATAAAGATCTAAAACAATTACCAGAAATACCTGATGTTATAGACTTTGTGGTACCTAAACCTATTGGGTTACAAGTGATTGATAGTGGGATTATACCTAAAAGTACTATACTGTGGTTTCAACCTGGAAGTTTTGACCAAGAATTAGTGGACTATGCACAGGCAAAAGGTTATGATGTAGTAGCAGATGGATGTGTTTTAGTGGAATTAAGAAATATTTAA
- a CDS encoding type III pantothenate kinase: MLLALDVGNTNIVIGLFQGEKLIHNWRISTTRSRTEDEYGIILKNLFIHNGLENIVINGIIISSVVPPVMPALQKMAKKYFNIEPIVVGPGIKTSMPIKTENPREVGADRIVNAVATIHKYGTPAIVVDYGTATTFCVINRKGEYLGGCIAPGIGISTEALFERAAKLPRIELTKPESIIGKNTITSMQSGIIYGYMGQLEGLIQRISQETNEKYIVVVTGGLGKLVADQSPLVDYIDPYLTLEGLRILYEKNKK; the protein is encoded by the coding sequence ATGTTATTAGCCTTAGATGTAGGAAACACCAATATTGTTATTGGGTTATTTCAAGGGGAAAAGTTAATCCATAATTGGCGAATATCTACTACTAGAAGTAGGACAGAGGATGAATATGGTATTATTTTAAAGAATTTATTTATCCATAATGGGTTAGAGAATATTGTAATTAATGGTATTATTATTTCTTCTGTCGTACCACCGGTGATGCCGGCTTTACAAAAAATGGCTAAAAAATATTTTAATATCGAACCTATAGTGGTTGGTCCAGGAATAAAAACATCTATGCCAATAAAAACAGAAAATCCTAGAGAGGTTGGAGCAGATCGTATAGTTAATGCTGTGGCAACTATTCATAAATATGGGACACCTGCCATAGTTGTTGATTATGGAACAGCTACTACCTTTTGTGTAATAAATAGAAAAGGTGAATATTTAGGGGGCTGTATAGCACCGGGAATAGGTATATCAACGGAAGCCTTATTTGAAAGGGCAGCTAAACTTCCTAGGATAGAATTAACTAAACCAGAAAGTATTATTGGCAAGAATACTATAACTAGTATGCAAAGTGGAATAATTTATGGATATATGGGTCAGCTAGAAGGTTTAATCCAAAGGATTTCTCAAGAAACTAATGAAAAATACATTGTAGTTGTTACTGGGGGATTAGGGAAACTAGTGGCAGATCAAAGTCCTTTAGTAGATTATATCGATCCTTATTTAACCCTTGAAGGATTAAGAATACTATACGAGAAAAATAAAAAATAA